One window of the Nicotiana tabacum cultivar K326 chromosome 4, ASM71507v2, whole genome shotgun sequence genome contains the following:
- the LOC107759934 gene encoding uncharacterized protein LOC107759934 isoform X1: MSSISSSCSFLALTSPLHRSRPCFSLQQARSCYKRCAFNNHGNITISIHVQSASLHPSRNLQSCCNAIAPSNDGTVSVINFEDVMEKDWSFLEYPDSSEEHKEKIDEIISAGEITETSKVMIAIGSEEFVDRVVDSSNCRQLLVVHDSLFMLACIKEKYDKVKCWQGELIYVPEKWTSFDAIFLYFLPALPFELGQIMEALRKRCLPGARVVISHPQGRQVVEEQRKQYPDVVVSNLPDKMNLQNVAAEHSFEVVKFTDEPGFYLAILKFEPENKND, translated from the exons ATGAGCTCTATCTCATCATCCTGCTCTTTCCTCGCACTTACATCACCTCTTCATAGATCAAGACCATGTTTTAGTTTACAACAGGCTCGTAGTTGCTACAAACGATGTGCTTTCAATAATCATGGCAACATTACCATTTCTATCCATGTCCAATCAGCATCCCTTCATCCGTCCCGTAATTTGCAATCCTGCTGTAATGCTATTGCTCCATCAAATGATGGAACGGTATCTGTAATTAATTTTGAAGATGTCATGGAAAAAGACTGGTCATTTCTTGAGTATCCAGATTCCAGTGAAGAGCATAAGGAAAAAATTGATGAGATCATATCAGCAGGAGAGATCACAGAGACTTCTAAGGTTATGATTGCAATTGGTTCTGAAGAATTTGTTGATAGAGTAGTTGATTCATCAAATTGCAGGCAATTGCTTGTCGTTCATGACTCACTTTTCATGTTAGCATGCATCAAAGAAAAATATGATAAGGTTAAGTGTTGGCAAGGAGAATTGATATATGTACCAGAGAAGTGGACATCTTTTGACGCTATTTTTCTCTACTTCCTTCCTGCATTGCCGTTTGAGCTTGGTCAGATTATGGAAGCACTCAGAAAACGCTGTTTGCCAG GTGCGAGAGTTGTGATTAGTCATCCACAAGGCAGACAAGTGGTTGAAGAGCAACGGAAACAATATCCTGACGTGGTAGTCTCAAACTTGCCAGATAAGATGAATCTGCAAAATGTTGCGGCAGAGCATTCATTTGAAGTAGTCAAATTCACAGATGAACCTGGCTTCTATCTTGCTATTCTGAAATTCGAGCCAGAGAACAAGAACGACTAG
- the LOC107759934 gene encoding uncharacterized protein LOC107759934 isoform X2, with the protein MSSISSSCSFLALTSPLHRSRPCFSLQQARSCYKRCAFNNHGNITISIHVQSASLHPSRNLQSCCNAIAPSNDGTVSVINFEDVMEKDWSFLEYPDSSEEHKEKIDEIISAGEITETSKVMIAIGSEEFVDRVVDSSNCRQLLVVHDSLFMLACIKEKYDKVKCWQGELIYVPEKWTSFDAIFLYFLPALPFELGQIMEALRKRCLPGCIYQGKPLQVVHAQRSCHSRRRSLPHFPP; encoded by the exons ATGAGCTCTATCTCATCATCCTGCTCTTTCCTCGCACTTACATCACCTCTTCATAGATCAAGACCATGTTTTAGTTTACAACAGGCTCGTAGTTGCTACAAACGATGTGCTTTCAATAATCATGGCAACATTACCATTTCTATCCATGTCCAATCAGCATCCCTTCATCCGTCCCGTAATTTGCAATCCTGCTGTAATGCTATTGCTCCATCAAATGATGGAACGGTATCTGTAATTAATTTTGAAGATGTCATGGAAAAAGACTGGTCATTTCTTGAGTATCCAGATTCCAGTGAAGAGCATAAGGAAAAAATTGATGAGATCATATCAGCAGGAGAGATCACAGAGACTTCTAAGGTTATGATTGCAATTGGTTCTGAAGAATTTGTTGATAGAGTAGTTGATTCATCAAATTGCAGGCAATTGCTTGTCGTTCATGACTCACTTTTCATGTTAGCATGCATCAAAGAAAAATATGATAAGGTTAAGTGTTGGCAAGGAGAATTGATATATGTACCAGAGAAGTGGACATCTTTTGACGCTATTTTTCTCTACTTCCTTCCTGCATTGCCGTTTGAGCTTGGTCAGATTATGGAAGCACTCAGAAAACGCTGTTTGCCAG GTTGTATATATCAGGGAAAACCTCTTCAAGTGGTCCATGCTCAACGCAGTTGTCATTCCAGAAGGAGGTCTTTACCCCATTTCCCACCTTAA